The Tripterygium wilfordii isolate XIE 37 chromosome 1, ASM1340144v1, whole genome shotgun sequence sequence gaATTTAACATGTTAAACTCGTTCTAACAAAACTCATGGTTGATATGCTTTGACTGatcgttcttaattacattgtttttaaaacaGTATATAAAAATCTACAAacttaaataatataattatttgtATAACATGAAAAATctcattgtttattttaaagTATTGAACTGTTTGTATAacataagaaattttattattttattacattgtttcataaTGTTATTACAGTGTTTTTATCAACACAGacatttattacattgttcgGACTCATATTACAACGTTTTTTATCAACACAaacctttattacattgtttcataCTCTTATTACATTGAAATTTGGTAGTCAACTGATTTCTTGtaacaaaattgaaattcaatattatgacatttttttattgggaaaaacaatggaattaaccAATTGGATCTAAAAAAATAGAACTACGTTGTGGAATTAGAtccaaaaacaatggaattattgtcaagtatatatataaaaaagggAATTACAGTAGAAATTATGATGATGTCACCTCCATCTTCAACATTCCTTAAGTGTGTGTCTCGTTCTCCAACAATAGATCATAACTTCTACCTTGCATCACCACTGTAGCCCATTATCTCAAGTCATGATATGCTATTgtattaaatgaaaataatataataatttatttgttaattaaaaacaatgtaataagaggtcAAAAGAGTCACAATGTTTTTGTCATTAGAGCGGATGGACATGATAACCTACCTTTTTTTGGAGAGATGTTCATAATCATATTTTCAAGGTAAGGCGAATGTGACTTGGTGTTGGTGATGCAGTGAGgaattattttctaaaaatgcAAGCTAAGAATCATGGCTTTTTTTCGTTGATTGATTGGGATGATAAATGTCGTTTTAGGAATGTTTTTTGGGCTGGTCCATGTAGTAGAGCATCATACCAAGAATTCGACGATGTTGTTATATTGATACTACTTATCTCATGAACAAGTACGATATGCCATTTGTTCCTTTCGTTGGTGTCAATCTCCATGGTCATTCCATCCTACTTGGATGTGGTTTAATTTCTAGTGAAGATACTAAAACTTTTGTATGATTGTTTAAAACTTGACTTACTTGTATGGGTGGTGTGCCTCCTCAAGGTATTATAAATGACCAAGACAAAGCGATGAAGAATATTCTACAAGTCGTCTTTCCAAATACGAGGCATCAATGGTGTTTATGGTATATAATGAAAAAGGTCTAATCCCCAATTGCCGCTTTACATGTGGGTTAATTTGTCTGTTGCAACTAAAAGATCTTGAATGATTAGGGCATGGTTGTGCTTGTCTTCAAACTTAGTTATCTCCTACTTTCCATTTACAAATATACAACCTGAAATCCTTGCCTTGCACTCGTTCTTAGAATGATCACGACGATTAATCAAAGTCTTCGATCGACTAATAATATACATGCTAGTAAATATGGTGGACCAAATGAAACCCTAGTATGGATGCATAAAAACAACCGTTTTCTatgatgattttctttttttttgggtttcacattaaaggtttttttaattatctggTAAGTGTGGGTCACTAATTAATTATTCGTGGTGGTGTCTTGAGTTACTTACTTAAAAGGCAAAGAAAGGAGAAATACGAAATAGAAGATTTGTTCAATTCTTCCTTTCATGGCCGCATAAATATGACTTTGAGGCTTATTGTGTTAACAAACAGTAATAAGCATATAGCTTTGAGGCCAGCTTATGACAATCAAATGACACGAGCTTCATTTTTAAGCTTGTCGATCAACTCATCCACAGAAGACAGAATAACTCCTGCTTTCCTCTTTGGCGGTTCTGTGACATGAAGTATTTCGAGATCAGAATTGATTTCCACTTTCAAATCCTCAGGACTGAATTTCTTTACGACCTTTGATTTCGCCTTTATTATGTTGGGCAAGGCCGCGTACCTTGGCTGGTTCAGTCTCAAATCAGTACTGCACATGGAACACATAAACGCACAAGTTACTTCCATTTCAAAGAACACACCCAGACATGTAAGAATAACAGATGACAGCATACTATCAAATAGCAAGGATATAGGCACTTGACAGCATTCTATCAAATAGCAGGACATAGGCTCTTGACATAATATCGCTGCAAAGTTCTCAAATCACAGATGCATGCGCtttttaaaagagaaaaatataagGTGCGGATTAGATGcatgggcatcctagccaaatcgcccgccaTCTTAATCCGCTCATGAGTGCTAGGCATGACCTTTCAACTCgaggtgcttggcttgggcaactgagccgtgcactcttcgtcggaatcgaaagtgggttCTTTggaaggatgcccttgcctagcgcccacacgtgggaatcagGATTTTGCTGGAtaggtcgtgtcttgcacaatgagcggattagatgcgtgggtgTTTCAAGGGCAGGTCTTTTTTGCTCCAGACAGCTTTAATCAAATAGCTTTAAGGGTCTACTAAGCGGTTGGGTTTGAAGCTGTTCGGTTTTGAGGGGTTTGTCAGGAACCCTTGTTTGACAATTATATGCTAGGCTGCAGCTGGGCAATGTGGGAAAATATTACTAAACCCCCACCCAATACCCTTTTTACgaacccctcaaaatgaggATTTGGGAGGTATTCAAAACTTAGAAACACatgaacacctcccaacccacACTTCTCCCAAACAAGTGTTCCAAGTCCAAATTCAGCTCCTCCCAAGCCAATGCCTCCTAATCCACCCACAATAGTAAAAGTTTTGTGAACTAGCTCCGGAAGTACAAACTCAAACTTGTCTATATCACCATAATCTAgtgaacaaaattaattaaccaGGTATTTGAGCCCATTTAATATATTTCCTCCAACATAAATACTAATGAAAAATTGAGGTAAATTCACTTGGAATGATCTCTTCCTTTGCTGCAATGAATGATGGACTTGACCAAATCAACACACAGGACTCTGATAGAATAGAATAATACAAGGATGCCCTAAAAAATATAACTATTTAAACTCAGCGCATCAACTAACTAAGAAACATTTCATACTCccaattctctttttcttcctcttccctTGTGCCCCTCACCCCAAAACTACTTTTTCTTTGTAGCAGTAGTATAAATTTTGAATAACTAGATAAAGTACATTACATAAACAAGATGTcaagaacaaaattaaaagtTTACCAAGGCCATACTCTCCTTTTTATAAGTCAGTTGCTGCATGTCTTACACCAACGCTAATTAGCTAAAGTTTTGTCCATCAATTTGCCAAGTCTATCTTACATTTTTTCTCGATAGAAAACAGTCCCCAACTTCCCTGGCTAAGCAGTGCCAGTGTAGCACATCCTCATTAGTTCCCAACTGAATACACGTAAGTGTCAAGTCTGAAAAATCATTTCCCCAGGACCCACCCTTGTCACTTGTCAGCATCATAAAACATTGGATTAGAGGACACTTTGATAGatcatttctttttctgctAGTTTCGGGAATTTTTAGCTACATAATATAGAACTCTTTTATCCAGAGGCTTGCTTTTCTCTTTTGTCATCTCTAGGATGGCTGCACATGAATGCAACCCTTATGAGGCAACTTGTTTCATAATTAAGCAGCAAAAGATAGTAGGATAAACTCTAATAACccatgtttcaactttcaaccgtAGTCAGCTAGAAGGTACTCGTGATATTTTACTAACATAGAAATTATAAGAACGCAAAAGCTGCTACCCAAAacataacaattaattaaatttagaaGATAAATAAATTTTGAGAAAAGTATAGGCAAACACTAAATATTCTGAAATTCAAGCAAACATAACACAAAACGTTGGTTTAAAAAAGTATAAAAACCCGCTGTATATAGAGATAGGTCACAGCAACAATAACAACACATGGCATCTGAAAACGTAAGAGTGGTACAACACCATGTCGTAAATAAGTGATCAACAGTCGAGAACttgaccacaaaaaaaaatctcatactTACGTAATAACTGCTGGTAAATCCAGACACAACGTTTCTAGACCTCCATCCACTTCTCTATCCACTGTCACTTCCTGTTTATCCTTGTCCAGCAATACCTACTAGAAGAAAACTTCAAGTCATAGGAAAAGCTGGATATCGTACAAACAAAGTATACAGACAAGTCAGAGTTCTGGACAATTccaaattaaaagaaacaaaagaatagAAAGCAATGCAAACCAGTACTGGAAAGAAAATTACGGGTATTGAAAACATTCATAATGATTTAAACATCATCCTACAGTAGCAAGTCTGAACCTTGGAAATAACGCACATGATAATAAAGAGGAAATGCTATTAAAATCTTTATTGGCCTCTGATCAACAGAAGACAATTTGCAAACTTAAATAATGCAGCACCTGTAAGACAATCACGACTCATGCATGTGATACAAACACATTGTCAGTGTAATATATAGTCTACTGTTGAATATTAGGGCGACTACTTAAGTCACTAATCTAGTAATCAAGCATACATTAATCTTGGAGAGTTTAAAGTTGGGCTGACCTTTGAAGCAAAGGTTCCCTGGGGCCAACCAAGCAATCCTGCAACCATTTGCCCTGTTTGATTGCAGTCATCATCAATGGCCTACACAGGAACCTGGATGTTAGAAAAAGTTAATCCTCTTCAGTGACAAGCCTTCAGATCAAGGACAGAgggaaggaggaaaaaaaatgaaaacgaCCCAGAAGAAATTAACAAAGTGGGATTAATGGGATTAAATGAGCTTTTGAAACTTAGAATCTAgaccaaagaaaaatattttaaaaaaaaatcctccaAAGTAATCCAGTCAAAGATCAACTCTACTTCACCAAAATTAATATCTCAATGCTATTTTCAAGCTCAGCAGCTCACAAAAGGTAATTAACGAAACCAGAACAGAAAGTTTGTCTAAGAAATGAGTTGTCTACTCCATAAAACTCAATCAAGCACTGGTCAAGTATTACAGTTTCACCTCCATGAAGGTAAAATTTCAATTTCCCTTACACCTGACACAGACAGTAAAACCTTAAAATGATGTGGGAAACAACTAAATAATTGGGGGAAGAAGTAGAATTCGCAATGGTGATttcaaaatctttcatttcagcTAAAAAATGCAAAACTGATTACCCAATTCATACCTAAAACTCAAGCACGACTTGCAAACACCATTCACAATTGACAACTAGATTAAACACTACTACAACTGCTTACAACGGTTTAGTTTCTTAATAAACTAAATCCAGATAAATGAAGGATCCCCCACGTTAGTAgctaatttcaaaattgaacgaaccTGCTTGCCAAGAATAAGAAGCCCGGGGTTCTCAAGCTCGACCAGCTTCTTCAAAATTTTAGCAATCGTAAGCGGGTACAAAGCACCAGTGGCCTCCACATGGATACCCCTATCAGCGCCCATGGCCAGACCCGTACGCAGTGTATCCACGCACTGCTGGGGTCCTACGCTTACCGCCACAACCTCTGACGCCAGGCCCGCCTCCTTGATCCTCACAGCCTCTTCCAGTGCTATCTCGCAAAAAGGGTTCATCGACATCTTGACGTTGTGGGTTTCAACACCactctatcaaaaaaaaaaagtagttcaTCGGTTACGCTCAAAATACAACTTGAATGGGGAATTTCAAATTCCTAAGCTTACCTTG is a genomic window containing:
- the LOC120003603 gene encoding electron transfer flavoprotein subunit beta, mitochondrial isoform X1, giving the protein MKIMVTLKRVVDYAVKIRVKSDKSGVETHNVKMSMNPFCEIALEEAVRIKEAGLASEVVAVSVGPQQCVDTLRTGLAMGADRGIHVEATGALYPLTIAKILKKLVELENPGLLILGKQAIDDDCNQTGQMVAGLLGWPQGTFASKVLLDKDKQEVTVDREVDGGLETLCLDLPAVITTDLRLNQPRYAALPNIIKAKSKVVKKFSPEDLKVEINSDLEILHVTEPPKRKAGVILSSVDELIDKLKNEARVI
- the LOC120003603 gene encoding electron transfer flavoprotein subunit beta, mitochondrial isoform X2; this translates as MKIMVTLKRVVDYAVKIRVKSDKSGVETHNVKMSMNPFCEIALEEAVRIKEAGLASEVVAVSVGPQQCVDTLRTGLAMGADRGIHVEATGALYPLTIAKILKKLVELENPGLLILGKQVLLDKDKQEVTVDREVDGGLETLCLDLPAVITTDLRLNQPRYAALPNIIKAKSKVVKKFSPEDLKVEINSDLEILHVTEPPKRKAGVILSSVDELIDKLKNEARVI